From the genome of Pseudomonas sp. Teo4, one region includes:
- a CDS encoding DUF2783 domain-containing protein produces the protein MSTLNIADLETLYDHLADSLDRTPQDKRELMLVKLALLAAEALGDAGRFAELTEIALRDL, from the coding sequence ATGTCGACCCTGAATATCGCCGATCTGGAAACGCTTTATGACCACCTGGCCGACAGCCTGGATCGCACGCCGCAAGACAAGCGGGAGCTGATGCTGGTCAAGCTGGCCCTGCTGGCCGCCGAGGCGCTGGGTGATGCCGGACGTTTCGCCGAGCTGACCGAGATCGCCTTGCGCGACCTGTAA